The Xenopus laevis strain J_2021 chromosome 5L, Xenopus_laevis_v10.1, whole genome shotgun sequence genome has a segment encoding these proteins:
- the tstd3.L gene encoding thiosulfate sulfurtransferase/rhodanese-like domain-containing protein 3, whose protein sequence is MSALLSRLCVSVRPVRALYGLRNSGTGAYRGYNTNPVHCSAWSVARGFSTVPAQTIKYEELKDLLKKEGVALIDVREPWEVKEYGVIKGSLNIPLGDLVSALQLDPTVFEKKYQMKMPEKTSTLIFSCLAGIRSKNAVNVAESLGFNRVHHYSGGFDDWARHEPPEKKL, encoded by the exons ATGTCTGCTTTGCTTAGTCggttgtgtgtgtctgtgaggcCGGTGCGGGCCCTGTATGGGCTGCGGAACAGCGGCACTGGTGCTTATCGGGGGTACAACACCAACCCGG ttCACTGTTCAGCATGGTCTGTGGCTCGCGGGTTTTCCACTGTTCCAGCACAAACCATTAAATACGAAGAACTGAAAGACTTACTGAAAAAAGAGGGTGTTGCTCTCATAGATGTGAGGGAGCCGTGGGAAGTGAAAGAATATGGTGTTATCAAGGGGTCTTTAAACATtccat TGGGTGATTTGGTTTCGGCATTGCAGTTGGATCCtacagtttttgaaaaaaaatatcaaatgaaaatgCCAGAGAAAACCAGCACTTTAATTTTCTCCTGTCTCGCTGGAATCCGAAGCAAGAATGCTGTTAATGTTGCAGAATCACTAGGTTTTAATAG AGTTCATCATTATTCAGGTGGCTTTGACGACTGGGCAAGACATGAACCACCAGAAAAAAAGCTTTGA